A stretch of the Nerophis ophidion isolate RoL-2023_Sa linkage group LG29, RoL_Noph_v1.0, whole genome shotgun sequence genome encodes the following:
- the sfxn5b gene encoding sideroflexin-5b isoform X2 has translation MPFRMSGYVPFGTPIVIGLLLPNQTVASTIVWQWLNQSHNACVNYANRNATKPTPTSRFLQGYFGAVTSAVSIAVGLKLLIEKANKLSPSTRSLIQRFVPFPAVASANICNVALMRHNELSEGIDVLDADGNVVGSSKIAARHAIAETAFTRVVLPMPIFVLPPIIMSYLQGLHFLQRRRRLMLPVHSLVCLLTFGLSLPVAISLFPQMSQIEVSRLEPEIAMGTDCKVVTYNKGL, from the exons ATGCCGTTCCGAATGTCAG GTTACGTACCTTTCGGAACGCCCATC GTGATTGGCCTCCTGCTGCCCAATCAGACAGTGGCGTCCACCATTGTATGGCAG TGGTTGAATCAGAGCCACAACGCCTGTGTCAACTACGCCAACCGCAACGCCACCAAG CCAACGCCAACGTCCAGGTTCCTCCAAGGTTATTTTGGAGCTGTGACCAGTGCTGTGTCCATTGCA GTGGGACTGAAATTGCTGATTGAGAAGGCCAACAAGCTGAGTCCGTCCACCAGAAGCCTCATTCAGAGATTTGTCCCCTTCCCAGCCGTCG CCAGCGCCAACATTTGCAACGTGGCCCTCATGAGACACAACGAGCTGTCTGAAGGCATCGATGTGCTCGACGCCGACGGCAACGTGGTGGGCTCCTCCAAAATTGCTGCCAGACAC GCCATCGCAGAGACGGCCTTCACGCGTGTGGTCCTCCCCATGCCCATCTTTGTGCTGCCCCCCATCATCATGTCCTACCTGCAAGG GCTGCACTTCCTGCAGAGGAGGCGCAGGCTGATGCTGCCCGTCCACAGCTTGGTGTGTCTGCTTACGTTCGGCCTGTCCCTGCCTGTGGCCATCAGCCTCTTCCCGCAGATGTCGCAG ATCGAAGTGTCTCGCCTGGAGCCGGAGATCGCCATGGGGACAGATTGCAAGGTCGTGACCTACAACAAAGGTTTATGA
- the sfxn5b gene encoding sideroflexin-5b isoform X1, with amino-acid sequence MAEAAACPAFRLGGSRYDQGSFLGRLRHFVDIIDPSTLFVSETRLKESIKLLDNFKHGTLPAGVSDLQLWEAQKVKQAIVHPDTGDKIFMPFRMSGYVPFGTPIVIGLLLPNQTVASTIVWQWLNQSHNACVNYANRNATKPTPTSRFLQGYFGAVTSAVSIAVGLKLLIEKANKLSPSTRSLIQRFVPFPAVASANICNVALMRHNELSEGIDVLDADGNVVGSSKIAARHAIAETAFTRVVLPMPIFVLPPIIMSYLQGLHFLQRRRRLMLPVHSLVCLLTFGLSLPVAISLFPQMSQIEVSRLEPEIAMGTDCKVVTYNKGL; translated from the exons ATGGCGGAAGCGGCGGCTTGCCCTGCCTTCCGGCTCGGGGGCTCACGCTACGATCAG GGTTCATTTCTGGGCCGTCTGAGACACTTTGTGGACATCATTGACCCGAGCACACTGTTTGTGTCGGAG ACGCGTCTTAAAGAGAGCATCAAACTCCTGGACAACTTTAAACACGGGACGCTTCCTGCAGGGGTCTCCGACCTTCAG CTGTGGGAGGCCCAGAAGGTGAAGCAG GCCATCGTTCATCCCGACACAGGCGACAAGATCTTCATGCCGTTCCGAATGTCAG GTTACGTACCTTTCGGAACGCCCATC GTGATTGGCCTCCTGCTGCCCAATCAGACAGTGGCGTCCACCATTGTATGGCAG TGGTTGAATCAGAGCCACAACGCCTGTGTCAACTACGCCAACCGCAACGCCACCAAG CCAACGCCAACGTCCAGGTTCCTCCAAGGTTATTTTGGAGCTGTGACCAGTGCTGTGTCCATTGCA GTGGGACTGAAATTGCTGATTGAGAAGGCCAACAAGCTGAGTCCGTCCACCAGAAGCCTCATTCAGAGATTTGTCCCCTTCCCAGCCGTCG CCAGCGCCAACATTTGCAACGTGGCCCTCATGAGACACAACGAGCTGTCTGAAGGCATCGATGTGCTCGACGCCGACGGCAACGTGGTGGGCTCCTCCAAAATTGCTGCCAGACAC GCCATCGCAGAGACGGCCTTCACGCGTGTGGTCCTCCCCATGCCCATCTTTGTGCTGCCCCCCATCATCATGTCCTACCTGCAAGG GCTGCACTTCCTGCAGAGGAGGCGCAGGCTGATGCTGCCCGTCCACAGCTTGGTGTGTCTGCTTACGTTCGGCCTGTCCCTGCCTGTGGCCATCAGCCTCTTCCCGCAGATGTCGCAG ATCGAAGTGTCTCGCCTGGAGCCGGAGATCGCCATGGGGACAGATTGCAAGGTCGTGACCTACAACAAAGGTTTATGA